One Sulfurihydrogenibium subterraneum DSM 15120 DNA segment encodes these proteins:
- the speD gene encoding adenosylmethionine decarboxylase codes for MIGFGPHLMVDGYEGSFEALASVEAVTNFLDTLPAEIGMTKIMPPYVFKYDGGEKPEDWGVSGFVIIAESHISIHTFPEKGYFSIDIFSCKDFNIPAALEIIKSFFGTDKLEIQTTSRGTEFPRDISLATTITSSQRNRLI; via the coding sequence TTGATAGGATTTGGACCCCATTTAATGGTTGATGGTTATGAAGGGTCGTTTGAGGCATTAGCAAGTGTGGAAGCTGTGACAAACTTCCTAGACACACTTCCAGCAGAGATAGGAATGACAAAGATAATGCCACCTTATGTATTTAAATACGATGGTGGAGAAAAGCCTGAAGATTGGGGAGTATCTGGGTTTGTTATCATAGCTGAGAGCCATATAAGTATTCACACTTTTCCGGAGAAAGGATACTTTTCAATAGATATATTCTCATGTAAAGACTTTAATATTCCAGCTGCATTGGAAATCATTAAGTCTTTCTTCGGAACAGATAAACTTGAAATTCAAACAACTTCAAGAGGAACAGAGTTTCCAAGAGATATATCTTTAGCAACAACAATAACTTCTTCACAAAGAAATAGATTAATATAA
- a CDS encoding GGDEF domain-containing protein: MNGCKILDKIESFGDRLKEEELETLLEIIRRQVKFMLKYNILMTPKNYERWFLVFCHLVESKESLTDKEIFNLYGRLYEKNFNIGKDENFFEKDIRQTSEKLEKIADNIEEKLFDILNVAYLHRENIIKHEEITKRSDDEKFSKILQELEFIKHQNENLTEKLENYHKEIQKLNIELKIAKQDATIDFLTGVVNRRSFDRTLEDLLKEVRDKDYIFTLILLDIDNFKAINDTYGHLAGDLVLKEISNVLRIFLRANTIIGRIGGEEFGIILPGVPLENGIKVAERIRNIIENREVRFEDRIIKFTASFGVTESKKEDTKESIYKRADEALYIAKRSGKNKVAFF, translated from the coding sequence ATGAATGGATGTAAAATTTTAGATAAAATAGAATCTTTTGGAGATCGTTTAAAAGAGGAGGAATTAGAAACACTTCTTGAAATAATTCGTCGTCAAGTAAAGTTTATGCTTAAGTATAACATCTTAATGACTCCAAAGAATTATGAAAGATGGTTTTTAGTTTTTTGTCATTTAGTAGAAAGTAAAGAGTCCTTAACGGATAAAGAAATATTTAATCTCTATGGGCGATTGTATGAAAAAAATTTTAATATAGGCAAAGATGAAAATTTTTTTGAGAAAGATATAAGACAAACATCAGAAAAATTGGAAAAAATAGCAGACAACATAGAAGAAAAACTTTTTGATATATTAAACGTTGCTTACTTGCATAGAGAAAACATAATAAAACATGAGGAAATTACAAAAAGATCAGATGATGAGAAATTTTCTAAAATTTTACAAGAACTTGAATTTATAAAACATCAGAATGAAAATCTAACAGAAAAGTTAGAAAATTACCATAAAGAAATTCAAAAACTAAACATAGAACTCAAAATTGCAAAACAAGATGCGACTATTGATTTCTTAACAGGTGTTGTAAACCGTAGAAGCTTCGATAGAACACTGGAAGATTTATTAAAAGAAGTGAGAGATAAGGATTATATTTTCACATTAATCTTATTAGATATTGATAACTTTAAAGCAATTAATGATACTTATGGACATTTGGCTGGTGATTTAGTTTTGAAAGAGATTTCTAATGTTTTAAGAATCTTTTTAAGAGCTAATACAATAATCGGAAGGATAGGGGGGGAAGAGTTTGGAATAATCTTGCCTGGAGTGCCTTTAGAAAACGGAATAAAGGTGGCTGAGAGGATAAGAAATATAATTGAAAATAGAGAGGTAAGGTTTGAAGATAGAATAATAAAATTTACTGCAAGTTTTGGTGTAACAGAAAGCAAAAAAGAAGATACGAAAGAGTCCATATATAAAAGAGCAGATGAAGCGCTTTATATTGCTAAAAGAAGCGGGAAAAATAAAGTAGCCTTTTTTTAA
- a CDS encoding ferredoxin-thioredoxin reductase catalytic domain-containing protein codes for MENIKPEILEKMKNFANTFAERSGTVPNPNEEVRMAVIQGLAAHVQELGKPLCPCNFYPDKKEEVQKRRWICACDEMQIFKYCHCLLFTTPEGLPITEYLPEWHEGRQIYGLVKDPTPDKGRSLSKVENIVENLKEFVKEHGIDISEEDILKFAQETAKKK; via the coding sequence ATGGAAAACATTAAACCAGAAATATTAGAAAAGATGAAAAACTTTGCAAATACCTTTGCAGAAAGGTCAGGAACAGTACCAAATCCTAATGAAGAAGTGAGAATGGCTGTTATACAAGGACTTGCAGCTCACGTTCAAGAGTTAGGAAAACCTTTATGTCCTTGTAATTTCTATCCAGATAAAAAGGAAGAAGTTCAAAAGAGAAGATGGATATGTGCCTGTGATGAGATGCAGATATTTAAATACTGTCATTGTTTATTGTTTACAACACCAGAAGGTTTACCTATAACTGAATACTTACCAGAGTGGCATGAAGGAAGACAGATATACGGCTTAGTTAAAGACCCAACTCCAGACAAAGGAAGGTCTCTCTCTAAAGTAGAAAATATAGTAGAAAATCTCAAAGAGTTTGTAAAAGAACACGGTATTGATATTTCGGAAGAAGACATATTAAAGTTTGCTCAAGAAACTGCGAAAAAGAAATAA
- a CDS encoding multiheme c-type cytochrome — protein MKKYLTTLALGVYISYAGDLTLKEPPKTLSKYYPPNSNKMEFLNSMYAMSTAFTGMFTNIQENDWKNAEKWANILRENYLNIGKMVPEFDKGLKKNEVNALVEAVKSKDIEKAKFNADAVGKSCMQCHQNYKVSIKILYHYPSFEVINIEDPVSRSNVEFHEYMKKVSDSMKKMRVYLEDGKFDKAVAEGNNFIKRVKGISQSCNECHNNKLSIEIYQGKELEDKLNLLSKALQSKNKEEVYKMVGWVSMNNCSKCHNTHQTIAEIKEKFNR, from the coding sequence ATGAAAAAGTATCTAACAACTTTAGCTTTAGGTGTATATATTTCTTACGCTGGAGATTTAACATTAAAAGAGCCACCAAAGACTCTCTCAAAGTATTATCCTCCAAACTCAAACAAAATGGAGTTTTTAAATAGTATGTATGCAATGTCAACAGCTTTCACTGGAATGTTTACAAATATACAGGAAAACGATTGGAAAAATGCAGAGAAATGGGCTAATATTTTAAGGGAAAACTACTTAAACATAGGTAAGATGGTTCCAGAGTTTGATAAAGGATTAAAGAAAAATGAAGTAAATGCATTAGTTGAAGCTGTAAAATCAAAAGATATAGAAAAAGCAAAATTTAATGCAGATGCTGTAGGTAAGTCTTGTATGCAGTGCCATCAAAACTACAAAGTATCAATAAAAATTCTTTACCATTACCCATCTTTTGAAGTAATAAACATAGAAGACCCTGTAAGTAGGTCTAATGTAGAATTTCATGAATACATGAAAAAAGTTTCAGATTCTATGAAAAAAATGAGAGTTTACTTAGAAGATGGCAAGTTTGATAAAGCAGTAGCAGAAGGAAACAACTTCATAAAAAGAGTAAAAGGCATATCTCAAAGTTGTAATGAATGCCACAACAATAAACTATCTATTGAAATATATCAAGGTAAAGAGTTGGAAGATAAGTTAAATCTTTTATCAAAGGCTTTACAATCTAAAAATAAGGAAGAAGTTTACAAAATGGTAGGATGGGTTTCTATGAATAACTGTTCAAAATGCCACAATACTCACCAAACTATAGCTGAGATAAAAGAAAAGTTTAATAGGTAA